One genomic window of Candidatus Binatia bacterium includes the following:
- a CDS encoding peptidoglycan DD-metalloendopeptidase family protein, producing MALKRGAAIAMCLLALALSMPAAAQTAPPKTDFRLERAKKIRDEIMQKRARALQPAKPVIQRDPVEDALTDARSHVADLDAQIDNNHHRSETNAAPRDKLAARADELESEKTKIDERNRARIDAVYRSAKLGAGAAGWSPDPAATRRLSRYLASISGTQSGALQKIQVEQGSVIASLDRSRADEAAIAAELRDLEAARTEAQAALDRAQAAVDARAGGGGGEAEEAANDDEQRAADDGAGDDRAPSGNAAGRDEAAATMERAIASAAAARTRAGTADAAGHNGADFTWLNGEARDAGAPADGGTSLEDARRKLLAPAGEAPAAPADSAQSAREKAALEKAAQARAALDRLSAQRANQDREPVAGAAVAAGPAASAGPAAQPLPPPAVATGKQSPPSAGPAASKPAAEDTRMASVPAKPAAPPAADIRSDAANPEVDEGPAVLAPSGAPPAAAPPPDNAAAPPKRGLLSRLFGGDDRESDKFAAARGTLAAPVAGKVVASYGQQHKSGAVYHGVILRATYDAPIKAVADGRVSFVGQVPGMGNTVIVSHGNRYHTVYARLGTVRVKDGDRVSAGTEVGALPDDDADMHFELRDKGQPIDPMPWLKAGVPGSAP from the coding sequence ATGGCGCTGAAGCGCGGCGCTGCGATCGCAATGTGCCTGCTCGCGCTCGCCCTCTCGATGCCCGCCGCAGCGCAAACGGCGCCCCCGAAGACCGACTTCCGCCTCGAGCGCGCAAAAAAAATCCGCGACGAGATCATGCAGAAGCGCGCTCGCGCGCTGCAACCAGCGAAGCCGGTGATCCAGCGCGATCCGGTCGAGGACGCGCTCACGGATGCGCGCTCCCACGTGGCCGACCTCGATGCGCAGATCGACAACAACCACCACCGCAGCGAAACCAATGCCGCGCCGCGCGACAAGCTTGCTGCCCGCGCCGACGAGCTCGAGTCGGAGAAAACGAAGATCGACGAGCGCAATCGTGCGCGCATCGATGCCGTCTATCGAAGTGCCAAGCTCGGTGCGGGCGCGGCAGGCTGGAGCCCCGATCCTGCGGCCACTCGCCGCCTGTCGCGCTATCTCGCGTCGATCTCCGGCACCCAGTCCGGGGCGCTCCAGAAGATCCAGGTCGAGCAGGGAAGCGTCATCGCCTCTCTCGATCGAAGTCGCGCCGACGAAGCGGCCATCGCGGCTGAGCTTCGCGACCTCGAAGCGGCGCGCACCGAAGCACAGGCGGCGCTCGACCGCGCGCAGGCGGCTGTCGATGCGCGTGCAGGCGGCGGTGGCGGCGAAGCCGAAGAAGCGGCCAACGATGACGAGCAACGGGCGGCGGACGACGGTGCCGGCGACGACCGTGCGCCAAGCGGCAACGCTGCGGGCAGGGATGAAGCTGCGGCGACAATGGAGCGCGCCATCGCATCCGCCGCTGCTGCGCGCACTCGCGCGGGCACTGCCGATGCGGCAGGGCACAACGGCGCGGATTTCACCTGGCTCAACGGTGAGGCCCGCGACGCCGGTGCACCTGCCGACGGCGGCACGTCGCTCGAGGATGCCAGGCGCAAACTGCTTGCGCCGGCGGGTGAGGCGCCCGCTGCTCCCGCCGATTCGGCGCAGTCCGCGCGAGAAAAAGCGGCGCTCGAAAAGGCTGCGCAGGCGCGCGCGGCTCTCGATCGTCTTTCTGCGCAGAGGGCAAACCAGGATCGCGAGCCCGTCGCAGGCGCAGCGGTGGCTGCTGGACCAGCGGCGAGCGCAGGACCGGCAGCGCAGCCACTGCCGCCGCCGGCGGTTGCCACGGGAAAGCAGTCGCCGCCTTCGGCTGGTCCGGCAGCATCGAAGCCGGCGGCGGAAGACACGCGGATGGCGAGCGTTCCAGCCAAGCCGGCGGCGCCGCCTGCGGCCGACATCCGATCCGATGCGGCCAATCCGGAAGTGGACGAGGGACCGGCGGTGCTCGCGCCGAGCGGTGCGCCTCCTGCGGCCGCGCCGCCGCCCGACAACGCCGCTGCGCCGCCGAAGCGCGGCCTGCTGTCTCGTCTTTTCGGCGGCGACGATCGCGAGTCCGACAAATTCGCTGCCGCGCGCGGCACGCTCGCGGCGCCCGTTGCCGGCAAGGTCGTCGCGAGCTACGGACAGCAGCACAAAAGCGGCGCCGTCTACCACGGCGTGATCCTGCGGGCGACGTACGATGCCCCGATCAAGGCCGTCGCCGACGGGCGCGTGTCGTTCGTCGGACAGGTTCCGGGCATGGGCAACACCGTGATCGTCAGTCACGGCAACCGATATCACACCGTTTACGCAAGACTCGGCACGGTCCGCGTCAAGGACGGCGACCGGGTCAGCGCAGGCACCGAGGTCGGCGCCCTTCCCGACGACGACGCCGACATGCACTTCGAGCTTCGCGACAAGGGCCAGCCGATCGATCCGATGCCGTGGCTGAAAGCCGGCGTTCCCGGCTCCGCGCCTTGA
- a CDS encoding nitroreductase family protein, which translates to MAQPETDARLFDIMWTCRAMRRLKPDPVPEETLLQLVDAALHGPSGSNAQNWRFVIVRDRAQKEKIQALWQKTWGFYLETFATADLRPGETVEQRDKTKAVATELADHIADVPALIFVCIARDEQLAKALASPATLMKLVQHFGVGGAVRMATGGQRISGLADGSTAYPAVQNILLAARALGLGAVLTTQHFFVPGQFEAAIGLPSNVTLAAVIPVGYPKGNFGPVKRPEPRAVVSWDYYRS; encoded by the coding sequence ATGGCCCAGCCCGAGACCGACGCCCGCCTTTTCGACATCATGTGGACCTGCCGCGCGATGCGGCGCCTCAAGCCCGATCCGGTGCCCGAGGAGACGCTGCTCCAGCTCGTCGACGCCGCGCTGCACGGCCCGAGCGGCAGCAATGCCCAGAACTGGCGCTTCGTGATCGTGCGCGACCGCGCGCAGAAGGAAAAGATCCAGGCGCTGTGGCAAAAGACGTGGGGTTTCTATCTCGAGACGTTCGCCACCGCCGACCTGCGGCCGGGCGAGACGGTCGAGCAACGCGACAAAACCAAGGCGGTGGCAACCGAGCTCGCCGATCACATCGCCGACGTCCCCGCGCTGATCTTCGTGTGCATCGCGCGCGACGAGCAGCTCGCCAAGGCGCTGGCCTCGCCTGCCACGTTGATGAAGCTCGTGCAGCATTTCGGCGTCGGCGGCGCCGTCAGGATGGCCACCGGCGGCCAGCGCATCTCGGGACTTGCCGACGGATCAACCGCTTATCCGGCGGTGCAGAACATCCTGCTCGCCGCTCGCGCGCTCGGCCTCGGCGCCGTGCTGACGACGCAGCATTTCTTCGTGCCCGGTCAGTTCGAAGCGGCGATCGGCCTTCCGTCGAACGTGACGCTGGCCGCGGTGATTCCTGTCGGCTATCCGAAAGGGAACTTCGGCCCGGTGAAGCGACCGGAACCGCGCGCAGTGGTGAGTTGGGATTATTACAGATCGTGA
- a CDS encoding permease-like cell division protein FtsX produces MEYYFRRALDGIKASPAASWVAVASITASVLFAGAVLLITSNAYRSVVSWAASGIDVSLYFRPDAGEKDVVATRTRIESDSAITDIRYVSQEEAWQFLAQNMDHSSDLLSGLNPSFLPASLEIRLDRSLSDTDVDTRITSWRALPGVSDIQSSRAAVVSGTTAADVVRWIAWALGSLTLVASLMIVLTTFQLAAYTRRDEMNVLRLVGAVGRGYWGPVVLAGILEGVFASVLAIGALFFAFEAVATPIRQNLPDFGSRIAFLGAHQCLTLLVWGALLGGVGSAMGMRRVSEWR; encoded by the coding sequence TTGGAATACTACTTCCGGCGCGCCCTCGACGGCATCAAGGCTTCGCCTGCCGCCTCCTGGGTTGCGGTCGCGAGCATCACCGCCAGCGTCCTGTTTGCCGGCGCGGTGCTGCTGATCACGTCGAACGCCTATCGTTCCGTCGTCAGCTGGGCTGCCTCCGGCATCGACGTCTCGCTCTACTTCCGTCCGGACGCGGGCGAAAAGGACGTCGTCGCGACGCGCACGCGCATCGAATCCGACTCGGCGATCACCGACATCCGCTACGTGAGCCAGGAGGAAGCCTGGCAGTTCCTCGCGCAGAACATGGATCACTCCTCCGATCTTTTGTCGGGACTGAATCCGTCGTTCCTTCCGGCATCGCTGGAGATCCGTCTCGACCGCTCGCTGAGCGACACCGACGTCGACACGCGCATCACGTCGTGGCGCGCGCTGCCGGGAGTATCGGACATCCAGTCCAGCCGCGCGGCGGTCGTCTCCGGAACGACGGCGGCCGACGTCGTGCGGTGGATCGCGTGGGCGCTCGGCTCGCTGACGCTGGTCGCTTCGCTGATGATCGTGCTGACGACGTTCCAGCTCGCGGCCTATACGCGGCGCGACGAGATGAACGTGCTGCGCCTGGTCGGCGCCGTGGGTCGCGGCTACTGGGGACCGGTGGTGCTGGCTGGTATCCTCGAGGGAGTCTTCGCGTCCGTGCTTGCGATCGGCGCCCTGTTCTTCGCGTTCGAAGCCGTCGCGACGCCGATCCGCCAGAACCTGCCGGATTTCGGCTCCAGGATCGCGTTTCTCGGCGCCCACCAGTGCCTCACACTGCTGGTCTGGGGCGCGCTGCTCGGCGGAGTCGGCAGCGCGATGGGCATGCGGCGGGTTTCCGAATGGCGCTGA
- a CDS encoding prolipoprotein diacylglyceryl transferase, which produces MLPVLLKIGPITIYSFGVLMALGFYFGSSVSVKEFERRGGDGEQMWNLLVWVFLAGLVSSRVLSIFNNPAAFAEAPISELLAGSGFVWYGGFLGGAAAAWIFGRRYGLGFTTLADCCAPGLMLGQALGRIGCHVAGDGDWGTVTTLPWGVAYTNGIVPWDHEPGVLVHPTPLYEAAAYFAVFLFLWRWRRSNPPLGAMFAVYLVGNGFFRFLVEFIRIEPKFAFGLSEAQLIGLPMAIVGALWLVRLRGREGAPRIERSEAAADPGVVSPGAGMRR; this is translated from the coding sequence GTGCTTCCGGTACTGCTGAAGATCGGGCCCATCACGATCTACAGCTTCGGCGTGTTGATGGCGCTCGGCTTCTATTTCGGCTCGAGCGTCTCCGTCAAGGAATTCGAGCGCCGCGGCGGTGACGGCGAGCAGATGTGGAACCTGCTCGTGTGGGTGTTCCTCGCCGGGCTCGTCAGCTCGCGCGTCCTTTCGATCTTCAACAACCCTGCAGCGTTCGCCGAGGCACCGATTTCCGAGCTTCTGGCCGGCTCCGGCTTCGTCTGGTACGGCGGGTTCCTTGGCGGCGCCGCGGCGGCGTGGATCTTCGGCCGTCGCTACGGCCTCGGCTTCACGACCCTTGCCGACTGCTGCGCGCCCGGCTTGATGCTCGGACAGGCTCTCGGCCGCATCGGCTGCCACGTTGCCGGCGACGGGGACTGGGGCACGGTGACGACGCTGCCGTGGGGCGTCGCCTACACCAACGGCATCGTGCCGTGGGACCACGAGCCGGGCGTGCTCGTGCACCCGACTCCTCTATATGAGGCGGCGGCCTACTTCGCCGTCTTCCTGTTCTTGTGGCGCTGGCGCCGCAGCAATCCGCCGCTCGGCGCGATGTTCGCGGTCTACCTGGTCGGCAACGGGTTTTTCCGTTTTCTCGTCGAGTTCATCCGGATCGAGCCCAAATTCGCGTTCGGGCTGTCGGAGGCCCAGCTCATCGGCCTTCCGATGGCGATCGTCGGCGCGCTCTGGCTCGTCCGGCTTCGCGGGCGCGAGGGCGCTCCTCGTATCGAAAGGAGCGAGGCAGCCGCGGACCCTGGCGTCGTGTCGCCGGGAGCAGGGATGCGGCGGTGA
- a CDS encoding ATP-binding cassette domain-containing protein yields the protein MIRVHGVSKSWGGSRHALVDISFRVADGEFTALTGPSGSGKTTLFRILIGEVVPDAGSVVVNGRNLGRLDAGGIAELRRELGLVFEEPRLIEGLTVIENVALAAQVRGSTRIDARRLADEALERVGLDDASGCFARDLCAGEKQRVALARALVHKPVLILADEPTLGLDPDQGLQVLRILTEACADGASVLMATHDMEALSVVRGRVLVMHRGRLSEESLLDELPA from the coding sequence ATGATCCGCGTTCACGGAGTGTCCAAGAGCTGGGGCGGCTCGCGTCACGCCCTCGTCGACATCTCGTTTCGCGTCGCCGACGGCGAGTTCACCGCGCTCACGGGCCCGAGCGGCTCCGGCAAGACCACACTGTTCCGCATCCTGATCGGCGAGGTCGTGCCCGATGCCGGCAGCGTCGTCGTCAACGGCCGCAACCTCGGACGCCTGGATGCCGGCGGAATCGCCGAGCTTCGCCGCGAGCTCGGCCTCGTGTTTGAAGAACCGCGCCTGATCGAAGGTCTGACGGTGATCGAGAACGTCGCCCTTGCAGCCCAGGTACGCGGAAGCACCCGCATCGATGCCCGTCGCCTCGCCGACGAAGCCCTCGAACGCGTGGGCCTCGACGACGCGTCGGGATGTTTCGCGCGCGACCTTTGCGCCGGCGAGAAGCAGCGCGTCGCGCTGGCCCGGGCGCTGGTCCACAAGCCGGTGCTGATCCTGGCCGATGAGCCGACGCTCGGCCTGGACCCCGACCAGGGGCTGCAGGTGCTCAGGATCCTGACCGAAGCGTGCGCCGACGGTGCGAGCGTGCTGATGGCGACCCATGACATGGAGGCGCTGTCGGTGGTGCGGGGCCGCGTGCTCGTGATGCACCGCGGCCGCCTGTCCGAAGAATCGCTTCTCGACGAGCTGCCGGCCTGA
- a CDS encoding TlpA disulfide reductase family protein, with product MRGRRLAVAILLGATLIAPLAMIAGGCRSSGPPAPPAVGDLAPDFVLQSSAGVTRKLSNYRGKVVLVNHWATWCPPCIAELPVLDKLAKDYADKGLVVLGVAGDDDSRAVTDFLARQPVHYEVLFDPGGAIGTQYGITGYPETFFVDREGRVRKQIIGPVPAEGAPSRAEFQGMVESLLGG from the coding sequence GTGAGGGGCCGTCGGCTCGCGGTCGCGATTCTGCTTGGCGCGACGCTGATCGCGCCGCTGGCGATGATTGCGGGCGGGTGTCGATCTTCCGGACCGCCGGCGCCGCCGGCTGTCGGAGACCTCGCACCGGACTTCGTGCTGCAGTCGTCCGCCGGCGTCACCCGCAAGCTGTCGAACTACCGCGGCAAGGTCGTCCTCGTGAACCACTGGGCTACCTGGTGCCCGCCTTGCATCGCCGAGCTTCCGGTCCTCGACAAGCTCGCGAAGGACTACGCGGACAAAGGCCTGGTGGTGCTCGGGGTAGCCGGCGACGACGACTCGCGCGCGGTAACCGATTTCCTCGCCCGGCAACCGGTGCATTACGAGGTCCTGTTCGATCCCGGCGGTGCCATCGGCACGCAGTATGGTATAACCGGCTATCCAGAGACGTTTTTCGTCGATCGCGAAGGCCGCGTGCGCAAGCAGATCATCGGACCGGTGCCCGCCGAAGGCGCGCCGTCCCGGGCCGAGTTCCAGGGCATGGTCGAAAGCCTTCTCGGAGGCTGA
- a CDS encoding methyltransferase, translating into MSEDLNPANILQIAGLFTASKTLLSAVELGVFTALASAPADRAALEKKLGLHSRSSADFLDGLVSLGLLARNGSLYSNTPETAAFLDRKSPSYIGGFLEMANARLYPFWSTLTDGLKTGQPQNEMLHGGPDLFTVLYSDSARLEQFARAMTGISMGAARAIAQKFPWDRYETFIDVGCAQGCVPVQVALAQPHIRGGGFDLPELAPIFDEYAAANGVGDRMKFYAGNFFEEPMPRADVLAMGRILHDWDLEQKKVLLKKALEALPDGGALIVYESLIDDDRRANIFGLMMSLNMLIETRGGFDFTGADCMKWMKEVGFRETWVTALSGPDSMAVGIK; encoded by the coding sequence GTGAGCGAAGACCTCAACCCCGCCAACATTCTGCAGATCGCCGGCCTGTTCACGGCATCGAAGACGCTGCTGAGCGCCGTCGAGCTCGGCGTTTTCACCGCGCTCGCCTCCGCGCCGGCCGACCGCGCGGCGCTGGAAAAAAAGCTCGGCCTTCATTCTCGCTCCAGCGCCGACTTCCTCGACGGGCTCGTCTCGCTCGGCCTGCTCGCGCGAAACGGTTCCCTGTATTCGAACACGCCCGAGACGGCCGCTTTCCTCGACCGCAAAAGTCCGAGCTACATCGGCGGCTTCCTCGAGATGGCCAACGCCCGGCTGTATCCGTTCTGGAGCACGCTGACCGACGGCTTGAAGACGGGCCAGCCTCAAAACGAGATGCTGCACGGCGGCCCCGACCTGTTCACCGTGCTCTACAGCGATTCCGCACGGCTCGAACAGTTCGCGCGGGCAATGACGGGAATCAGCATGGGAGCGGCGCGCGCGATCGCGCAGAAGTTTCCGTGGGATCGCTACGAGACTTTCATCGACGTAGGGTGTGCCCAGGGGTGCGTTCCGGTGCAGGTCGCGCTCGCGCAGCCGCACATCCGTGGCGGCGGCTTCGATCTTCCCGAGCTCGCGCCGATCTTCGACGAGTATGCCGCGGCTAACGGCGTCGGCGATCGCATGAAATTCTACGCCGGCAATTTTTTCGAGGAGCCGATGCCGCGGGCCGACGTGCTCGCGATGGGCCGGATCCTGCACGACTGGGACCTCGAGCAGAAAAAAGTCCTGCTCAAAAAGGCCCTCGAAGCGTTGCCGGACGGCGGTGCGCTGATCGTTTACGAATCGCTGATCGACGACGACCGCCGCGCCAACATCTTCGGGCTGATGATGAGCCTGAACATGCTCATCGAGACCCGCGGCGGCTTCGATTTCACCGGCGCCGACTGCATGAAGTGGATGAAAGAAGTCGGCTTCCGCGAAACCTGGGTGACGGCGCTCAGCGGCCCCGATTCGATGGCGGTCGGGATCAAGTAA
- a CDS encoding S41 family peptidase, translated as MFPPKNRRNFFLSLALAGALGSILTATVIAASTTSAKDTYEELETFASILAIVQRHYVDEVSTHDLVEGAVKGMVASLDPHSSYLTPEGYKELQIETHGEFGGLGIELTVRDNLLTIVTPIDGTPAFRAGIKPGDQIIKIGDDMTMDMPLQTAVERMRGKPGSTVKLSLKRKGVNDLVNVELTREVIHIKSVRGEHLVDGRWAYVKLTGFQDGSSDELVAALDKLDKEKKGGVDGIILDLRYNPGGLLTQAVSISDLFLDAGLIVRVNGRSESQTTSYFAKADGTRRMVPMIVLVNEGSASASEIVAGAMQDHRRALIVGIKSFGKGSVQTILPLGDDTALRLTTARYYTPSGRSIHEHGIDPDVVVEAAKPDANAKDKDEETPHSRDEFDPAHDPQLKKAIELMGTWKGEVPKIGGVAGFTLPESVKAKTATAAIGSPAAAAAAAAKPAPAAN; from the coding sequence GTGTTTCCGCCGAAGAACCGCAGGAATTTCTTTCTTTCCCTCGCTCTGGCCGGTGCTCTCGGGAGTATCCTGACTGCAACGGTCATTGCCGCCTCGACCACCTCCGCCAAGGACACGTACGAAGAGCTGGAGACTTTCGCGAGCATCCTCGCGATCGTGCAGCGCCACTACGTCGACGAAGTCTCGACGCACGACCTCGTCGAGGGTGCGGTCAAGGGAATGGTCGCTTCGCTCGATCCCCACAGCTCCTACCTCACGCCCGAGGGCTACAAGGAACTGCAGATCGAGACCCACGGTGAGTTCGGCGGCCTCGGCATCGAGCTGACGGTGCGCGACAACCTGCTGACCATCGTCACGCCGATCGACGGCACTCCCGCGTTCCGCGCCGGCATCAAGCCCGGCGACCAGATCATCAAGATCGGCGACGACATGACGATGGACATGCCGCTGCAGACTGCGGTCGAGAGGATGCGCGGCAAGCCCGGCAGCACGGTCAAGCTCAGCCTCAAGCGCAAGGGCGTCAACGACCTGGTCAATGTCGAGTTGACGCGCGAAGTCATCCACATCAAGAGCGTGCGCGGCGAGCACCTCGTCGACGGGCGCTGGGCCTACGTCAAGCTCACCGGCTTCCAGGACGGATCCAGCGACGAGCTGGTCGCGGCGCTCGACAAGCTCGACAAGGAAAAGAAGGGCGGGGTGGACGGAATCATCCTCGACCTTCGCTACAATCCGGGCGGATTGCTCACGCAGGCCGTCTCGATCTCCGATCTCTTCCTCGATGCGGGCCTGATCGTGCGCGTCAACGGGCGCTCGGAATCGCAGACGACGAGCTACTTCGCCAAGGCCGACGGCACGCGCCGCATGGTGCCGATGATCGTCCTCGTCAACGAAGGCTCGGCCAGCGCGTCGGAGATCGTCGCCGGCGCGATGCAGGACCACCGGCGCGCGCTGATCGTCGGCATCAAGAGCTTCGGCAAGGGCTCGGTGCAGACCATCCTGCCTCTCGGCGACGACACGGCGCTCAGGCTCACGACCGCGCGCTACTACACGCCGTCGGGTCGCTCGATCCACGAGCACGGCATCGATCCGGACGTGGTCGTCGAGGCTGCCAAGCCCGACGCGAACGCGAAGGACAAGGACGAAGAAACGCCGCATTCGCGCGACGAGTTCGATCCCGCGCACGATCCCCAGCTCAAGAAAGCCATCGAGCTGATGGGGACGTGGAAGGGAGAGGTTCCCAAGATCGGCGGCGTCGCGGGATTCACGTTGCCCGAGTCGGTCAAGGCGAAGACTGCCACCGCAGCGATCGGCTCTCCGGCAGCCGCAGCGGCGGCCGCGGCGAAGCCTGCGCCGGCCGCGAACTGA
- a CDS encoding FAD-dependent oxidoreductase, giving the protein MSDAIPSNGNVVVVGASLAGLRACETLREEGHTGNIVLVGAEGHLPYDRPPLSKEILTGKWDADKTLLRHGKLDDLDLDFRRATRAAALDVANKTVTLVGGESLAFDGLVIATGARVRRLEMAEGFENVHYLRTLDDALSLRASLEAAAVRGAPRVAVLGAGFIGCEVAASCRERGLDVTMIEPLAAPMVRALGRHIGGLASRMHRDHGVDLRCATSISAIEGDGRVERLRFPDGRILAVDVLIVGIGVVAETSWLEGSGLELEDGVVCDEKCSAAPGIVAAGDVARWKSLRRSGFRVRIEHWVHAGAQGRAAALRLMRGADGVEPYDPIPYVWTDQYGVKIQMAGHPSPDDEVHLVDGEFEEFRFVALFARQGKLTGVIGMKRPRLVMGYQAMLEEGATIQHALANKPA; this is encoded by the coding sequence GTGAGTGACGCGATTCCATCGAATGGCAACGTCGTCGTCGTTGGCGCATCGCTGGCAGGCCTGCGAGCCTGCGAGACGCTGCGCGAAGAGGGTCATACCGGCAACATCGTGCTCGTCGGCGCCGAAGGTCACCTGCCGTACGACCGGCCTCCGCTGTCGAAGGAGATCCTCACGGGCAAATGGGACGCCGACAAGACGCTGCTTCGCCACGGCAAGCTCGACGATCTCGATCTGGACTTTCGCCGCGCGACTCGTGCCGCCGCGCTCGACGTCGCGAATAAAACCGTCACGCTCGTCGGCGGCGAGAGTCTCGCGTTCGACGGCCTCGTCATCGCCACGGGCGCGCGCGTACGGCGCCTGGAGATGGCCGAAGGCTTCGAGAACGTCCACTACCTGCGCACGCTCGACGACGCGCTTTCGCTGCGCGCATCGCTCGAAGCGGCGGCGGTTCGAGGCGCACCGCGTGTTGCCGTGCTCGGTGCGGGTTTCATCGGGTGTGAAGTCGCGGCTTCCTGTCGCGAGCGCGGGCTCGACGTGACGATGATCGAGCCTCTTGCGGCGCCGATGGTGCGCGCCCTGGGTCGCCACATCGGAGGACTTGCGTCGCGGATGCATCGCGATCACGGCGTCGATCTTCGCTGCGCGACCAGCATCTCCGCCATCGAAGGCGACGGCCGCGTCGAACGATTGCGCTTTCCCGACGGCCGCATTCTTGCGGTGGATGTGCTCATCGTCGGCATCGGCGTGGTCGCCGAGACATCGTGGCTCGAAGGCTCGGGCCTCGAGCTGGAGGACGGCGTCGTCTGCGACGAAAAATGCTCGGCGGCCCCTGGCATCGTCGCGGCCGGCGACGTTGCGCGCTGGAAGAGCCTGCGCCGCAGCGGCTTTCGCGTGCGCATCGAGCACTGGGTGCACGCCGGGGCGCAAGGTCGCGCCGCGGCGTTGCGCCTGATGCGAGGCGCCGACGGTGTCGAGCCTTACGATCCCATTCCCTACGTGTGGACGGACCAGTACGGCGTCAAGATCCAGATGGCGGGACATCCGTCGCCGGACGACGAAGTGCATCTGGTAGACGGGGAGTTCGAGGAGTTCCGCTTCGTCGCGCTGTTCGCGCGACAGGGGAAGCTCACGGGCGTCATCGGGATGAAACGCCCGCGCCTGGTGATGGGCTACCAGGCGATGCTCGAAGAGGGTGCGACCATCCAGCATGCGCTGGCGAACAAGCCGGCGTGA